The following coding sequences lie in one Hyalangium ruber genomic window:
- a CDS encoding Rne/Rng family ribonuclease: protein MGSILVINSAGRETRVALVEGGHIAEFYLERKKDKGVVGNIYKGRVVRVLPGMQAAFVDIGLEKAAFLYVSDVVYDPDFARAQFELTEGEHEDFPDVPSETEAEAAEAAAGDGPVAAAEVELEVQELAPGELAPPQGEPAAAPSQEPAAVAAPASTEPAVATESPSVVAAPAVESPVVDAAPAAEAVTPPPPPAAAFEPTTESAPVATASEAAPPASTEASAVAPEAAVSTETAEPTPDLTAQPEPPPHAATALGEIIPAPSAEASAATPRPEVTTGERRAPREGREAREARQKEREKEREQRDKDKARRQRDEQQRRDKEEKSKVRKSSRIEDLLKVGQEVVVQISKDPIGTKGARLTSHISIPGRHLVFMPTVDHVGISRRISNEKERKRLREIVDRLRPPGTGFIVRTVAENVPQEKLETDIRFLIEVWNQVVRRNEKRGGPGLLHPDLDLILRATRDLFAHDVEKLVVDDREEYERIQAFVIAQDPALKDRVVLHESDEPVFDAYGIEQEMHRATQRKVWLKSGGYLIIDQAEALTAIDVNSGRYVGKKSLEETITKINVEAAKEIVYQLRLRNIGGIIICDFIDMEKAQNRDKVFKSLQEALGRDKAKTNVLRISELGLVEMTRKRVRESIGRVLHEDCPYCDGKGFVKTATTVCYEIFREIRREAPGYKDSTLVINCSAEVARLLQGEERQELRHLMDRYNKSIQVKAQQNYHREQYDIYGRSGLGPEHKVASSPGSGDGELSMQRRPESGGGQGDRYRQDQGRRGGRDRDRGGDRDRGGDRDRGGDRDRGGGDRDRGGERDRGGDRERGERGERGERAERGERGERGERDRGGDRDRREGRRPDRDQNRGDRNRGGERRDDRRGEERRGEQSQRPPQQPTGGTEPSSSGGGTPPPPPASSNGGNGTPSGGDAS, encoded by the coding sequence ATGGGCAGCATCCTTGTCATCAACTCCGCGGGTCGAGAGACCCGAGTCGCCCTCGTCGAGGGTGGGCACATCGCGGAGTTCTATCTCGAGCGTAAGAAGGACAAAGGCGTCGTCGGTAACATCTACAAGGGCCGCGTCGTCCGGGTGCTCCCGGGCATGCAGGCGGCCTTCGTGGACATCGGGCTCGAAAAGGCCGCTTTCCTTTATGTCAGCGACGTCGTCTACGACCCGGACTTCGCGCGCGCCCAGTTCGAGCTGACCGAGGGCGAGCACGAGGACTTCCCGGACGTCCCCTCCGAAACGGAGGCCGAGGCCGCCGAGGCCGCGGCGGGTGACGGTCCGGTCGCCGCCGCCGAAGTCGAGCTGGAAGTGCAGGAGCTGGCCCCCGGTGAGCTGGCTCCTCCCCAAGGTGAGCCCGCCGCCGCGCCCTCCCAGGAGCCCGCCGCCGTGGCGGCCCCCGCGAGCACGGAGCCCGCCGTGGCCACCGAGTCGCCGAGTGTCGTCGCCGCTCCGGCCGTGGAGAGCCCGGTGGTTGACGCGGCTCCGGCGGCGGAGGCCGTGACGCCTCCCCCGCCTCCGGCCGCCGCGTTCGAGCCCACCACGGAGTCGGCTCCCGTGGCCACGGCTTCCGAGGCCGCTCCCCCCGCTTCGACCGAGGCTTCGGCTGTCGCTCCCGAGGCGGCTGTCTCGACGGAGACCGCCGAGCCCACGCCCGACCTCACCGCTCAGCCCGAGCCCCCGCCGCACGCCGCCACCGCGCTGGGCGAGATCATCCCTGCCCCGTCGGCCGAGGCCTCCGCCGCGACGCCGCGTCCCGAGGTCACCACCGGTGAGCGCCGCGCCCCGCGCGAGGGCCGCGAGGCGCGTGAGGCCCGCCAGAAGGAGCGCGAGAAGGAGCGGGAGCAGCGCGACAAGGACAAGGCCCGGCGCCAGCGCGATGAGCAGCAGCGCCGCGACAAGGAGGAGAAGTCCAAGGTCCGCAAGAGCTCGCGCATCGAGGACTTGCTCAAGGTGGGCCAGGAGGTGGTGGTCCAGATCTCCAAGGATCCCATCGGCACCAAGGGCGCCCGCCTCACCTCGCACATCTCCATCCCCGGCCGTCACCTGGTGTTCATGCCCACGGTGGACCACGTGGGCATCAGCCGCCGCATCTCCAACGAGAAGGAGCGCAAGCGGCTGCGTGAAATCGTCGACCGGCTGCGCCCACCCGGAACGGGCTTCATCGTCCGCACCGTGGCGGAGAACGTCCCGCAGGAGAAGCTCGAGACCGACATCCGCTTCCTCATCGAGGTGTGGAACCAGGTGGTGCGCCGCAATGAGAAGCGCGGCGGCCCGGGCCTGCTGCACCCGGACCTGGACCTCATCCTGCGCGCCACGCGCGACTTGTTCGCCCACGACGTGGAGAAGCTCGTCGTCGACGACCGCGAGGAGTACGAGCGCATCCAGGCCTTCGTCATCGCCCAGGACCCGGCGCTCAAGGACCGGGTGGTGCTGCACGAGAGCGACGAGCCCGTCTTCGACGCCTACGGGATTGAGCAGGAGATGCACCGCGCCACCCAGCGCAAGGTGTGGCTCAAGAGCGGCGGCTACCTGATCATCGACCAGGCCGAGGCGCTCACCGCCATCGACGTCAACTCGGGCCGCTACGTCGGCAAGAAGAGCCTCGAGGAGACGATCACCAAGATCAACGTCGAGGCGGCCAAGGAGATCGTCTACCAGCTGCGGCTGCGCAACATCGGCGGCATCATCATCTGCGACTTCATCGACATGGAGAAGGCGCAGAACCGGGACAAGGTCTTCAAGTCGCTGCAGGAGGCGCTGGGCCGCGACAAGGCGAAGACGAACGTGCTGCGCATCTCCGAGCTGGGCCTGGTGGAGATGACGCGCAAGCGCGTGCGCGAGTCCATCGGCCGCGTGCTGCACGAGGACTGCCCGTACTGCGACGGCAAGGGCTTCGTGAAGACCGCCACCACGGTCTGCTACGAGATCTTCCGGGAGATCCGCCGCGAGGCGCCGGGCTACAAGGACTCCACGCTGGTCATCAACTGCAGCGCGGAGGTGGCGCGGCTGCTCCAGGGCGAGGAGCGCCAGGAGCTTCGTCACCTGATGGACCGCTACAACAAGTCCATCCAGGTCAAGGCGCAGCAGAACTACCACCGCGAGCAGTACGACATCTACGGCCGCTCCGGCCTGGGCCCCGAGCACAAGGTGGCCTCGTCTCCTGGCTCCGGTGACGGCGAGCTGTCGATGCAGCGGCGGCCCGAGAGCGGCGGAGGCCAGGGCGATCGCTACCGTCAGGATCAGGGCCGCCGGGGTGGCAGGGACCGCGACCGGGGTGGTGACCGTGACCGGGGCGGCGACCGTGACCGGGGTGGTGACCGTGACCGGGGCGGCGGCGACCGCGACCGGGGCGGCGAGCGTGACCGGGGCGGCGACCGCGAGCGCGGTGAGCGCGGTGAGCGCGGTGAACGGGCTGAGCGCGGCGAGCGTGGGGAACGCGGCGAGCGTGACCGGGGCGGTGACCGTGACCGGCGCGAGGGCCGTCGCCCGGACCGCGACCAGAACCGGGGTGACCGCAACCGGGGTGGCGAGCGCCGGGATGACCGCCGTGGCGAGGAGCGCCGGGGTGAGCAGTCCCAGCGTCCGCCCCAGCAGCCCACGGGCGGCACCGAGCCTTCCTCCTCCGGCGGTGGCACTCCGCCCCCGCCTCCCGCCTCTTCGAACGGCGGGAACGGAACGCCCTCCGGGGGCGACGCTTCCTGA
- a CDS encoding DUF3052 family protein, giving the protein MTPYTMASLPAMLGIRAGHKVSVINPPRGFVQRLNPLPEGVEFLITAQSGLDVILFFTSDAHELVQRLPALSRAMALTGGIWVCWPSGEGIKSSLSEDFIRQAALDIGMVDNKICLIDPTWTGLRLVRRPRGRLDKPESRKQAPTAQA; this is encoded by the coding sequence ATGACGCCGTACACGATGGCCTCCCTGCCCGCGATGCTCGGCATCCGGGCCGGTCACAAGGTCTCCGTCATCAACCCCCCGCGCGGCTTCGTCCAGCGCCTCAACCCGCTGCCCGAGGGCGTGGAGTTCCTCATCACCGCCCAGTCCGGGTTGGACGTCATCCTCTTCTTCACCTCGGATGCGCACGAGCTCGTCCAGCGCCTGCCTGCCCTCTCGCGCGCCATGGCGCTCACCGGCGGCATCTGGGTGTGCTGGCCCAGCGGCGAGGGCATCAAGAGCTCGCTGTCCGAGGACTTCATCCGCCAGGCCGCGCTCGACATCGGCATGGTGGACAACAAGATCTGCCTCATCGACCCGACGTGGACCGGGCTGCGGCTGGTGCGCCGGCCGCGCGGCCGCCTGGACAAGCCCGAGTCGCGCAAGCAAGCCCCTACCGCCCAGGCCTGA
- a CDS encoding acylphosphatase yields MGIQRVSLRIRGKVQGVFFRESTRVEAARLGLTGWVRNRDDGSVEAVAEGEPAALEDFIRWCHRGPVSARVTDVERADSEPTGEFRTFTVERTS; encoded by the coding sequence ATGGGCATCCAGCGCGTGAGCCTGCGGATACGGGGCAAGGTGCAGGGCGTCTTCTTCCGGGAGAGCACCCGCGTCGAGGCCGCCCGACTGGGCCTCACCGGCTGGGTGCGCAACCGCGACGACGGCTCCGTGGAGGCCGTGGCCGAGGGCGAGCCCGCCGCGCTCGAGGACTTCATCCGCTGGTGCCACCGGGGCCCCGTTTCCGCGCGCGTGACGGACGTCGAGCGCGCGGACAGCGAGCCCACCGGAGAGTTCCGCACCTTCACCGTGGAGCGCACGTCATGA